The genomic region GTCGATAGTCGCCAGGATCGCGGTGACGCGCTTGTCCTTGCTTTCCTTTTTTTTATTGGATGGGAGCGGCGCGGTGAGCATCTGGGAAAGCGGCGTGATCGATTGCAGCGCCTTTTCCGGGCCTTCGATCTTGACGAGATCGTCCAGGACGAGTGTGACGGCGTTTGCTTCGAACTTTCGCAGGATGTGCGACTGTGCCACCAGATCGTTCACATACTTGTCGGTCGCTTCGCCTTCGTCGATGGAAGACAGGCCCTGAACGTCCGCGAGGTAGCCGCGCTGATGATCGGCCAGGGACTGCAAGGTGTATCCCAGGCGCATCGCCGCCTTTTGTACGGTGCTGGGAGCATCCGGCGCGGCGACTGCGGCGGCGGGCGCGGCCGGCGCCGGGTCTGCCGCGCGCACGGGAATGGCGGCGCCGGCCAGCGCGGCGGCCGCCAGGGTGAAGGCAAATTTATTAAAGCTCATCGACGGAGATATTCCCATTCGTATAGATGCAGATCTCGGAGGCGACGCGCAGGGCCTTTTCGGCGATCTCGCGCGCCGACAGATCCGTGTTCTCCAGCAGCGCCTTGGCGGCGGCCTGGGCGTACGGTCCGCCGCTGCCGATGGCCGCGATGCCGTCGTCGGTCTCCAGGACATTGCCGTCGCCGGAGATCACGAGGAGGTACTCGGGGTCGGCGACGATCATCAGCGCCTCAAACCGGCGCAGCACCCGGTCCGAGCGCCATTCCTTGGCGAAGTCGATCACGGCGCGGCGCAGATTGCCGTTGACCCCCTCCAGGATCGCCTCGAAGCGGTCCGCGAGCGCCTGGGCGTCGGCGGCGCTGCCGGCGAAGCCGGTCAGGATCTTTCCATTGTACAATCGGCGTATCTTTTTGGCGGTGTTTTTCATCACCGTCTTGTCCAAAGTCACCTGGCCGTCGCCCGCGATGGCGACCTTGCCGTTCCGTTTCACGCCCACGATCGTGGTGGCGTGCATCTTCACTTCCATGCAAATTTCTCCTGGGTTTTGCCCCTGCCGGGCGTCCCGTATTGGCGCATTGACAGTTCACCGCCTAACTGGTATAATCCTGTTTCAGAGATTGCGGAGTTTTTCACAATGTCCGGCGCCACTTCTCAAAAACTGTCTCATGTCCCTGTTTTGGACCAGCCCGTCACCCCGGCGGAGAAGGCGCGATACGTGCGCTCGATGTTCGACGACATCGCGCACCGATACGATCTTCTGAACACCGTTCTGTCCGCTGGAATTCACCATTCGTGGCGCACCTTCGCCACACGCTGCGCCGCTCTTCAGCCTGGCGATCAGGTGCTGGATCTTTGTACGGGAACCGGTGATTGGACCGTCCTGCTGCGCCGCGCCGTCGGCCCGCGCGGCCAGGTCATCGGTCTCGACTTCTCCCTTCCCATGCTGCAAAGCGGAATTCGCAAGTTCAAGCAGGCGCGGGCGCAGTTCGCGCAGGGCGACGCCGTGCGTCTGCCGCTGGCGTCCGGCGTGTTCGACGCCGTGACCGTCGCGTTTGGAATCCGTAATGTGGCCGAGATCGATCGGGCGTTCGTGGAGATCGCGCGAGTCCTGAAGCCGGGCGGCCGGGTGGTTTGTTTGGAGTTCGCGACGCCGCATCCCGGATTGTTTCAACAGTTCTACTCCCTGCACTCGCGTTATGTGATGCCCCGCCTGGGCGGAGCCCTCAGCGGTCGTCCTGACGCTTATACATACTTACCTGAATCGGTCATCCGTTTCAAAACTCGCGAAGAATTGGCGCAGATCATGCGCGACGCGGGTTTGAACCCCGTCCGATATGTCGATTTGACCTTTGGTCTGGTCTGCGTCCACGTCGGACACAAGCCGGACGCCGCGTGAGCGGACTCCCAGAAAGCACCGCGATGAGCGCACCCGCAACCAGCCCGCCTTCCATGGCGGAAGATCCTCTGGGCCAGAAGCCCGCCAGCGAGACGGGATTTTTGGATCCGATCCTGAGCGATCTGTCGGCGGTCGAGACCCTGCTCAATGAAGAGATCCGGTCCGACGTCCGCGCCGCCTACGCCATTTCCGGCCACACGCTATCCGCCGGCGGCAAGCGCCTGCGTCCCGCGCTGCTCGTGCTCTCGGCGCGCGCCGCGCAGTGCGCCTATCCCGCCCGCACCATCACCGCCTCCGCTTCCGCCGCAGAACTGATCCATATGGCGTCGCTGATCCATGACGACGTGGTGGACAACGCGACTGAGCGGCGTGGGCGTCCGACGGCGAACGCCGCCTATGGCAACCAGATCAGCGTTCTGGTCGGCGATTATCTCCTGGCGAAGAGCATTTACCTTGCGGCGCGCGAGGGCAACATCGACGTCATCCGTGTCTTCAGCAACGTCACCATCGGCCTGAGCGAAGGCGAAGTGCTTCAGATCACGGCCAAGGGCGATGTCGATACGACGGAAGAGACCTACCGCAAGATCATCGAGAAGAAGACCGCCGGGTTTATCGCCGGCTGCTGCGAGATCGGCGGCATGCTCGCCGAGGCGCCGCCGGAATCGATCGCCGCGCTGGCGTCCTACGGCATGAACTGCGGCCTCGCCTTCCAAGTCGCCGACGATCTGCTGGACTACGTCGGCGACCCCAAAGTGACCGGCAAGGCGCTCGACGGCGACCTGCGCGAAGGCAAGATGACCCTGCCGCTGATTCTCGCCGTGCGCGACGCCAGCGAAGCCGAGCGCGAGCAGCTCATGCAGACCCTGCAAACTCCCGAAGACCTGTCCGACGCCGATATCGCGCGGGTCCACCAGGCGATCGAAAACTGCGACGGCTACCGGCGCACCATGGAAGCGGCGCAAGCCTACGCTCAGAGCGCGAAAGACGCTCTGTCGGTTCTGCCCGCCTCCCTGTACCGCGACTCCCTGGCCGCCCTCGCCGACTACGCCGTGACGCGGCAGCGCTAGGCGCGGCGCAAATGCGTCTTTTCTGGACGCCAAGCGTTTAACAAAGATTAGTCACACCCTGGCGGCGCAAGCGCCAAGGATATTTGCCGTCCTCTGGCGAACCCTTTCCCCGACCTCATCCGTTCAACGCTCAGGAGGCCGTCAATGCCCGCTGGTAAATGGACGTTCGACAATCCCGTCATCGCCAAGGAGCTGCGTGGGCGCATGCGCGGGCCGCGCGCTTACTGGATGCTGTTTGGGTATCTGAGCCTGCTCTCCGTCTCCACGCTGCTTTCGTATTACGCCTGGTGGCGCTCGCACGCCTCAGAGCTCGCCAACGGCGCGATCGCCGGCAGCTTCACGGCGGGACGCGAGTTCTACATGATCCTGTTCGCCGTGCAGGCGTGCTTGGTCGCCCTGATCGCTCCGGCGCTTACCTCGGGGGCGATCTCCATTGAGCGCGAGCAGCGGACGCTGGAGATGCTCCAGTGTACGACGCTCCGCCCGCGCGCGCTGGTTGCCGGGAAGCTCGTCGCTTCCTTGTCCTATGTGATCCTGCTGCTCACTTCGTCGATCCCCCTGATCTCGCTGTGTTTTCTGCTCGGCGGCGTCTCTCCCGAGGAGGTCGGCGCGGCGTACTTGATGCTGATCTGCGACGCCTTCTTCTTTGGCTCCGTCGCGCTCTGCTGGTCGGTTTACGCGGCGAACACCGTTACGTCCGTGATCCTGTCGTATCTGACGCTCGTGGTTTATTTTTGCGTGACGCTGCCGCTGGGACTGGCCGGGCTCTTTGGCGGCTTCGGCATGGGGCGGATCTCCCTGGTGGCGCTGAACCCGGTCGGCGCGATGGCCGCGACGAGTTCCGAGTCCTGGTACGGAGCGCATGCGCCTGCGTGGGGGCTGGCCGTGCTGGTCAATGGGGGATTGGCGCTGCTTGCCTGCCGTCTGGGCGTGCATCGCTTGGAGGATGAAGCGATCCGGCGCACGTTCCGTCTGCGCTGTTATCTGTTCGCCGTGATCATGGGATTGATCGTGGTCGTGGACGGCGGAAATCTCGGAGTGTTGACGGGGGGCGCTGGCGCTGACCGAATGGCCGTTTTGGGAGCGGTTGGGCTGGGAGCGCTGCTGCTCTTCCTCCCGCCGCTGGTCACCGGAGAAGCGCGAGACCTCGATCCGCCTTATGGAGCGCAGGGATGGCGCTGGCTGACGTTCGACGTGCGGGACGTATTCCGGACCGCTTCGCTGCGCGCGGTCTTCCCAACGGCTGTGGTGACGACCCTGGCGGCGTCGGCGGCCTCCGCAATCGCCTGGATGGCCTGGAGGAAAGTCGTGTCGGGCGCATTCCGCATTCCGCATTTGGCCGTGATCCTTGCCCCGTCGCTCGCGCTTCTGCTCTCGGCAAGTATCTTTATCGCGGGAATCGGCCTGTTTCTGTCCGTGCTGCTCCGAAACCGCTGGGGCGCATTATGCCTGTCCTATGTGGCGATCTTTCTGGCGATGGTCGCGCCGGCGATCGCCTATCTGAGCGTCGATAATGAAGACGCCGCCCGAGTCGCTCATGACCCCGGGATTTACCTGATGTACCTCTCTCCGGTCACCGCCGTCGCCGAAGCTGTTCAAACGTTCGATCCCGCTCCCTACAACAAACTGGCGCTCGGTCCGTATTTGGCCGGCTATGGACACGGCATGGTCTGGGCGATCAGCTCGGTCCTCTACGTGCTCTTGGCCGCGGTCCTGGCCGCGCTCGCGCACCGGATCCACGCCCGCCGCGCCGCCGGCGAACGCGTCCGCGCCGCGAAAGCCGACAAAACAAACGCCGCCGCGTAAAACGCGGCGGCGATTCCCCGATCCTCAAACTTCTCTGAGTTCGCTAAAACTTCTTGATCGCCAGCAGCACGCGGCCGAGGATGGATACATCCTGGCTGATGATGGGCTCGAAGTCCGGGTTCTGCGGCTGTAAGCGCACGCCGCCTTTTTCTCCGTAAAATGTTTTGACGGTTGCGTCGTCGCCGATCAGGGCGACGACGATTTCGCCGTCGCGCGCCGTGGTTTGTTTGCGGGCGATGACGATGTCGCCGTTATCGATCCCCGCGCCGACCATGGAGCGCCCCGTGACTTCCAGGGCGAATAGATCGCGTCCGCTCTCGGACCCGCGCGGCAGCAGGGAGAGGGGCAGGGGAAGCATCTCGGGCGTCTCGGACTGTTCGGCGAGCATGGGGACGCCGCCGGCCACTTTTCCCAGCAGCGGCACGCAAATGGCGCGGCCGAGCTGCATGGGAGTCCCCTCGTCCATCAATTCGATTCCACGTTTGTAGCGATCTCGCCGAATATAACCTTTGAGTTCGAGATTATCTAAATGTTTTTTGACCGTGCAGCTGGAGCTCAGATTGACGAGCGCGCCGATTTCGCGGACCGTGGGGGCGTGACCCCGGATTTCTATCTGCTGTCGAATGACAGCGAGTATGTCTTGCTGTTTTTCGGTTAAAGTAGTCATTAAGGAACCTCATAGAGTGCAAAAGAGGCGGAATAAGTGCATATAGCGCTAGTATACCCGCATTTACGCAAGCGTTCACACAAAAGTTTCTTTTTTTACGCTCTTGGGGATAACTTTTCTTGACTCGGGAGCCGTTCTTTGGTATACTCTGGGTGTGGCGAACATTAGTTTGCCCGAAACATTAGTTTGCTGTGTTGATCAACTGTTGAGGAGACTTCCGATGGGTGCTTTGAGAATTGATGTGTGTGAGAATGCGGCGTCAGACGAGCTCGTGGAGAGCGTTTCCGCTCCGCGTCTGGTGCTGACCAGCTTTGAAGAACTGCCGCCCGAAGTCAAGAAGACTTCGCCGGTGAAAAATAACGCGCGTGTTCGCCGCGAGCGCCGCCGCCGGCGCGACGGCTACTGGCTTTCGGCTGTAATGATCTGCCTGACCATGGCCGCCGGAGGCGGCGTCTGGAGCACGCTGGCGCATATGCAGGCGGCGCATCCCGAGGAGACAATTACCGTTACGGTCAAGCCGGGCGATACGCTCTGGAAGTACGCCAAACGCTTCGGATCCTCGGATCGCTACATTCTGGACCAGGTCGACGATCTGGCGCGCGCGAACTCACTGTCGAGCCGCGCGGCGCTGATCCCGGGACAGCATTTGAAGATCGCGGTCACCAATCCCGTCGAGCTCGCGAAGCTGGAGACGAGCCGCGAACTAAAGCTCGCTCATCGGTAATATTGCCCGCTCATTTTGCTGGGACGGCTGAAATGCAAACGCCCCGCCTGTCGACTAAGACAGGCGGGGCGTTTGTTTGCGCGTCGGTCTTAAGAAACTTAAGTCTTAAGACTACGTTTCTTAAGAAACGCCGGCGGGTTCGGCGTCGTACGCCGTCGCGGCTTCACGGACTTCGCGGCCTTTGTTTTCCTTTTGACAGGTCGGGCAGAGATCGACGCCGTAGTTGCGGATCGACAGTTCGTGCTGGGACTTGGTCAGCGTTTTATTGCAGTTCTGGCACGTGGGCGGTCCGGAGGGCGCCTCGGGCTTTGGCTTTGCCTCAGCCGGGTCTTGCGCGGCTTTCCCGCTGGGAGCCGGCTCCTCGCCGAAGGGATTGTCGTCGTCCTCCAGGGCGGGGCGGGATGGGCGCTGTTCCTGCGCCGCCGGCGCGCCGGCGCGCTGCGGGCGTCCGTTATCCTGCGGGCGTCCATTGTCCACGCGCCCAATGTCCTGTGGGCGTCCGTTATCCGAGCGGCCGTTGTCCGGCGCGCGGTCGAAGCGCGGAGGAGGGGAGGGCGCGCGGTCAAAGCGTCCGTTCGGCGGTCCATTGAACCGGTCGGGCCCGCCGCCGCCTTGCGGGCTGTCGGCGAAGCGCCCGACGGTGACTTCGTCGAGCTCCGGCGCGAACTGCGTGCCGTAGCCGCAGAGGGCGAGCGCGCGTCCGACCGCGCCGGTCTCGGCCTTTTCGATATAATCGCCGAAGCCCTTGATGTCTTCTTTCTTCGTCCCCATCGCCATCAGGCGCCCTTCCGCGTTATAGATCCTCGCGCGGAAGATCGCGTAGTTCTTATCGGAGTCGATCGTGATCGGCTCCGTCTCAATTCCCCAGTCCGGATGCTCGCTCCGGAACCAAATCAGACGGGCGGATACCGGAAGATAGGACCGTCCCCCTTGAACTTTGATCAAATGCCGATTCGGATCAAACGTCATCACTCTGCTCCTTAAACCTTGTCAACAATCATCTCTGAACACCGCAAAAGTGTAGATTTTCATTCAAACACCTGTTCGACTAACAGAGGTATTTTACCATAATCTAGTATCGATGTCAAACTTTTATTAAATTTTTTATTATCTATGAATAGCAACAACAGTCAATGCTGAGCTTAACAGAGATTTAACAGAAACAGTCGCGTTGACATTGCCACATATCATATGAGATAATCCCCTTGCGTTGATGAACTAGCAAAGGTCGGCTCGCCATAAGGCGTTCCGGCATGGCGCGTTCCGGAGGTGTCCGGTTCGCGTGCAACCCAAACCTGAGGAGGAGACCATTTGCGAAACACACAAACGACGCGCGTGACTCGGAGCGTATCCGGATTAGAAGTAACATCCGGCGCTGTTGATTCCCACACGTGCGCACCCATGAAGACGTCCCGAAGAAGTAAGACTTCCGTACGTTCTTTCTCTTACATCGCCGTCGCTGGAGTATTCGCGACCGCAACGATGCTTTGCCCCTTTACCGTCCTGGCGCAGAACGCACCCGTTCTCGCCGCGCCGGCCCAGGGATCTCCCACCCCCACCGCGGATGTGAACCGCGGCGCAGCGGAGACGTCCACCGTTCTCGTGACGGATGGCGCCCAGCATGCACAGATCTTCCAAACTGTCGGCCGCACTGTCGCGGGCGCATTGGAAGAGATGAAGATCACCCTCAGCCCTGGCGACAAAGTCGCCCCCCCGCTGACCGCTTCCGTGACTACCGGCACGCCGATCACGATCACTCGTGTCCGTACGGAGAAGCAAACGGAAACGGCGGCAATTCCTTACAAGACCGTCTTCCGGATGAGCCCCGGCGTTCCCGCCGGCCAGATCGTCAAAGGCGCGCATGGACGCGCCGGCGTTCTCACCAAGACGTTCCTCGCGACCTATACGAACGACCATCTGACGAGCCGCAAGCTTGTCTCCAAGGTCGTCACGAAGCCCGCGCAGGATGAAGAGACCCTGGGCGGCGTTCGCCAAATGGCGCGCGCGCTGCCGTCGCGCGGCGGCTCCTATCAGCGCCTCCGCATGATCTCGATGGTCGCGACCGGTTACTCTCCGCGTGAGGGCAACGGACGCGGCATTTGCGCTACGGGAATGCGCGCCGGTTACGGCGTCGTGGCGGTCGATCCTCGCGTGATCCGGCTCCACTCCCGGCTTTACATCGAAGGCTACGGCTACGCCGTCGCTGGAGACACGGGCGGGGCCATCAAAGGCCGCCGTGTGGACCTCGGCCATAATACTTATCGTGAAGCCTGCAATGTGGGCCGCAAGCACGTCAAAGTCTGGGTGCTCGATAACGCCCGCTAATTGCTTTGACAAAACTAGTACGAACGCAAGAATCGCCCTGGCAAATCGCCGGGGCCTTTTTTTGTCCGCCGCCATAGGCCATTTTAGACAATCAGGTACAATGCCGGAATGAACTTATCCAGCCCCGCCGTCGTTTCCGCGATCCTCAAGCGCCACGACCTGCGCCCACGCCGTCGTTTCGGCCAGAACTTCCTGATTGACGCCAATATGCTCGGCAAGATCGTGACCGCCGGCGGGGTCGGCCCGGGCGATCAAGTTCTGGAGATCGGCGCCGGCCTCGGCGTGCTGACCCATGCTCTTGGGGAAACGGTGACGCCCGAGGGACGCGTGGTGACGGTGGAGATCGACCGGGACTTGCTGCCGGTGCTGGAGGAGACCATCGGCTCGCTGGCTCAGGTGAATGTCGTCTCCGCCGACGCCCTTTCGCTCGACTGGCCCGTCTTCCTGCGCGAGCAGTTCTCCGAAGACAAACCCGTCCACACCATCGCCAACATTCCCTATAACATCACGACGCCTTTGCTGACGACGATGGTTGAGAACAAAGACCGCATTTGCGTGATCGTCCTCCTCGTCCAAAAAGAAGTCGCCCAGCGCCTCGCCGCCGCGCCCGCGACCTCCGACTATGGCTCTCTCAGCGTCTACGCCCAGTACCACGCCAAAGTCGAGATCATCGCGACCGTGTCCCGCCGCGTCTTCCTGCCCGCCCCCGACGTCGACAGCGCCATCGTCCGCCTCACCCCGTACACCGAGCCGCCGATCCGCGCCCAGGACGAACCCACCTTCTTCGCCGTCGTCCGCGCCGCCTTCGGCCAGCGCCGCAAAGCCCTCCCCAACGCCCTCACCGGCGACCCCGCCCTCGGCTGGGACCGCGACAAGGCGGCGAAGGCGCTCAGCGCGGCGGGGATCGATCCGCAGAGGCGAGGGGAGACATTGTCGGTAGCGGAGTTTGTGAAATTGGCCGATTCTGGTCTCTAAAAGCTTTTTATCGCTGTTTGATGTACAATAACGCTATTCCGGCTCATGACAGCCGAATCTCATCGGGTAACGCCCGAATCCTCACACTGGCCCGCGTCAGCCATGAAGACGCAGTGGAATGGGATCTTATGTCGTTGTCAGCAATTACGAGAATTTAGATCGAGCCCTGATCGATTTACGAAAACGAGTGCGGAATGAGTATGGACGCCCCTGGTACAAACGGCGTTATGGTTTTTACGAAAAACCGAGCGAGCTGAAACGCAAGCGCAAGAAAATGGGCAGGAGACGCGGCGGCTCCTCTTGCTTCTTTCATCCGGGCTCCCTAAAGCTTCATATCGAGCAAAAAGAGATCTTTGCCCGAACCGGACCGACGACGTCGGTGCAGAAGTAGTCGAACCCCATATCTTCTCCGGAGTCCAAAAAAGCCCAGCGGCAATGCCGCTGGGCTTTTTGAATTTTTCTGCTTAAACGCTGGGAACGTTTTCCCACTTCTTCGTCTCCGCCGCCTTCTCCACCGTTTCCAGAATCACGTTGTTCACGTAGCCGTCGTAGAAGTTCGGCGAGGGCATCTCGTCTTTTCCGAGGGCTGTGAAAACATCAAACAAGAAGTTAATGAAGGTATGCTCGTAGCCGATGTTGTGGGCGGTGGGCCAGTAGTGGCCGCTGTAGGGGTCCTGGCCGCTGGTGACGCTGACGGTTCGGTAGCCGAAGGTGCCGGCGTGGGTGTCTTCGGTATAGATATTCAGCTCGTTGGGGCGCTCCATGTTGAACTGGACGCTGCCCTTGCTGCCGTTGATCTCGAACTGGTTGTAGTTCTTGCGGCCCAGCGCGAACCGGGAGGCTTCGAATGTGCCGACGGCGCCACTCGCGAAGCGAGCTAAGAACAGAGAGGCGTCTTCCACAGTCACTTCGCCCATGACGTCGGAGGCGACGCCGCCCATGCGGTCGTCGGTCGCGGCGAGTTCGGGACGCTGTTTGACAAAAGTTTCCATTACCGACGAAACTTCATCGATCTCGCCGACCAGCCAGCGGGCAGTGTCCACGAGGTGCGCGTTTAGATCGCCGTTGACGCCGCTGCCCGCCAGGTCTTTGCGCAGGCGCCAGACGAGGGGGAAGTTGGGATCGACGATCCAGTCTTGCAGATACGTCGCGCGCCAGTGGTAGATCTTGCCGATCGCGCCTTCGTCGATGAGCTGCTTCGCCAGCGTGATCGCGGGCATCTTGCGATAATTAAAATAGATGGCGTGCTTGACGCCGGCCTCGCGGACGGCGTCGTACATCGCCTTGGCTTCGGCGGCGGTGTTGCCGAGCGGCTTTTCGCACAGGATCGTCTTGCCGGCCTTGGCGGCGGCGATGGCGATCTCGGCGTGCAGATTCCCCGGCACGGCGATATCGATGATATCGATATCGTCGCGCGCGATGAGCTTGCGCCAATCCGTCTCATAGCCTTCCCAGCCCATGAGACCGGCGGCGCGCTGGACGCCGGCCTCATCGCGGCCGCAAATGGCCTTCAGGACGGGTTTGACTTCGAGTTCGTCGAAGAACCGACCGACTTGTCGGTAAGCGTTCGAGTGGGCCTTGCCCATGAACTTGTAACCGATCAATCCCACATTCAATGTCTTTTGCGGCATGGAAGTCCTCTGAGAAGACCTCGCGCTTTATTGCGCGAGGTAGTTGACGATCTTCGCCTTGGCGCGCAGGGTCTGCAAGTAGGCCGGAACCTGCTGTGCGAGCTGCTGCTGCTGAGCCTGCTTGGCCGCCGCGTCGTAGAGCGGCTTGTCCGCCGGCGTCGGGTCGGCGCTGGTGCTGTCCGCCTTGATCAAGTGGAGGCCGTACATCGACTTGACGGGCGTCGGGGTGACTTCACCCTTCTTCAGCTTGAGCGCGGCCGCGAGGAAGGTCGGATCAAACTGCGTCTGGGCGTTGATGATTCCCAGGTCGCCGCCCTTTTCCTTGTTGCTCGGGTCCTCGGAGTACTGCTTGGCGAGGTCTTCGAACTTCTGACCGGCCTTCAGCGCGTCCTGGATCTTCGCGATGATCGTCTGCGCTTCCGCCTCGGTGTGCGGCTTGGCGTCGGGAGCGCCCGTCGGATTCTGGGTCAGGATCAGGATGTGGCGCACGTGCAGCGACGGGATCGTCTGGACAGTGCCGCCGGCCAGTTTTTCCGCCAGCACGCGGTAACGAATGTTATCCTTGAACTCCGCGAGGCTGCGGTGGTTCTGCGCGAGCAGGTCCTCCAGCGAGCGTCCGGGGAACTGCTGGGCGATCTGCTGGCGCGCTTCGGCGATGCGCGACGCGATATCGGCGGGAGTCGCGGTGACGTTCTTCTTCTTCGCTTCCTGGTCCAGGAGCATGTTGTTGATGAACTGATCGACGAGGCTGGGGCCGGCGACTTTCAGCGCCAGCGCGGAGACCTGCGCCGTGGTGATCTTCTCGCCATTGACGGTCGCGGCGACGCCGGGAGGTCCAATGAGCGGCTTAGGCTTGGGGGCCGGCGCCATGGGCGGCGGCGGGGTGAACGGCCGCGACGGCGGAGGCGGGGGCGGTCCGGGATCGGTGGCCGGGGGCGCGGGCGGCGCCGGGTTGGCGGCCGGGGCGGGAGCCGCATTGACCGCGGGAGCCACCGGAGCGGCGTTCGCCGGCGGCGCCGGAGGCGTGGGATTATTGTTCTGGGCGAAGCCTGTGCCGGCGGCGCCGAGCATCATGGCGACGGCGGCGGGCCAGGGGGAAAATCGGCGTTTCAAGTAAGATAGACTCCTTTCACATTCAAGGCGAATGCGCGCTCCTATGTTACACGAAATGAGAAGGAGCGTCAAGAGTTTACCCGTAGAAATACGGGGATTTGTCCCTATCCGCCTTACAATTGACGGATAGGGGGCGGGACTGATGAGATTGGATTAAACCAGCGCCGCTTCCGTGCGCCGGGACTGCTCCAGATAGACGCTCAGCACGGCGATGTCGGCGGGGGTGACGCCGGGGATGCGGGACGCCTGGCCGAGGGTCGCGGGCCGCACGCGCTTGAGCTTTTCCCGGCCTTCCGTGGAGATGGCGCGGATCGGGGCATAGTCGAACGCTTCGGGGATGGCGACATCCTCGCGGCGGCTCGCCGAAAGCACTTGCTCCTGCTGCCGCTTGATGTATCCGTCGTACTTCACCTGAATCTCGACTTGCTCGGCGATGATCGGGGCGATTGCCGGACCTGAGGCGAGGGCCTCCAGGCCGCCGTAGCGCATTTCGGGGCGGCGCAGGATCTCTTCGAGTGATGTCCGCTGGCTGATCGGCGCCATGCCGAGCGAGGCGAGCTGCGCGTTGTGCGCGCCCGTCAAATATGTCGTGCGCAGGCGCGCCTTTTCCATCTCGACCGCCGCGCGCTTTTCCTGGAAACGCTCCCAGCGCTCGTCGGGGACAAGGCCGGCGTCGCGCCCGAACTCGGTCAGGCGCAAATCGGCGTTGTCCTGGCGCAGCAAGAGCCGATGCTCGGCGCGGGAGGTCAGCAGGCGATAGGGCTCGTCGGCGCCCTTGGTCACGAGGTCGTCGATCATGACGCCGATATAGGCTTCCGAGCGCTTCAGTACAAAGGGATTGCGTCCGAGCGCGCGCAGCGCGGCGTTGGCGCCCGCCATCAGTCCCTGCGCGCCGGCTTCTTCATACCCCGACGTGCCGTTGATCTGGCCGGCGAGAAACAGGCCGGGCAGGCGCTTGGTCATCAGGGCGTGGGTCAGCTCGGTCGGCGGCACGGCGTCGTACTCCACGGCGTAGCCGGCCTTCAGCATTACACACTCCTCCAGGCTGGGGATGGTGTGCAGAAACGCCAATTGGACTTCCTCGGGCAGCGAGGTGCTGGTTCCCTGGACGTAGATAGAATCCGTGTCCCAGCCTTCCTGCTCCAGAAACACTTGATGGCTTTCGCGCTGGCTGAACTTGACGATCTTGTCTTCAATGCTCGGGCAGTAGCGGGGACCCAGCCCTTCAATATATCCGCCGTAC from Capsulimonas corticalis harbors:
- the hslV gene encoding ATP-dependent protease subunit HslV, yielding MKMHATTIVGVKRNGKVAIAGDGQVTLDKTVMKNTAKKIRRLYNGKILTGFAGSAADAQALADRFEAILEGVNGNLRRAVIDFAKEWRSDRVLRRFEALMIVADPEYLLVISGDGNVLETDDGIAAIGSGGPYAQAAAKALLENTDLSAREIAEKALRVASEICIYTNGNISVDEL
- the ubiE gene encoding bifunctional demethylmenaquinone methyltransferase/2-methoxy-6-polyprenyl-1,4-benzoquinol methylase UbiE; this encodes MSGATSQKLSHVPVLDQPVTPAEKARYVRSMFDDIAHRYDLLNTVLSAGIHHSWRTFATRCAALQPGDQVLDLCTGTGDWTVLLRRAVGPRGQVIGLDFSLPMLQSGIRKFKQARAQFAQGDAVRLPLASGVFDAVTVAFGIRNVAEIDRAFVEIARVLKPGGRVVCLEFATPHPGLFQQFYSLHSRYVMPRLGGALSGRPDAYTYLPESVIRFKTREELAQIMRDAGLNPVRYVDLTFGLVCVHVGHKPDAA
- a CDS encoding polyprenyl synthetase family protein translates to MSAPATSPPSMAEDPLGQKPASETGFLDPILSDLSAVETLLNEEIRSDVRAAYAISGHTLSAGGKRLRPALLVLSARAAQCAYPARTITASASAAELIHMASLIHDDVVDNATERRGRPTANAAYGNQISVLVGDYLLAKSIYLAAREGNIDVIRVFSNVTIGLSEGEVLQITAKGDVDTTEETYRKIIEKKTAGFIAGCCEIGGMLAEAPPESIAALASYGMNCGLAFQVADDLLDYVGDPKVTGKALDGDLREGKMTLPLILAVRDASEAEREQLMQTLQTPEDLSDADIARVHQAIENCDGYRRTMEAAQAYAQSAKDALSVLPASLYRDSLAALADYAVTRQR
- a CDS encoding ABC transporter permease, whose product is MPAGKWTFDNPVIAKELRGRMRGPRAYWMLFGYLSLLSVSTLLSYYAWWRSHASELANGAIAGSFTAGREFYMILFAVQACLVALIAPALTSGAISIEREQRTLEMLQCTTLRPRALVAGKLVASLSYVILLLTSSIPLISLCFLLGGVSPEEVGAAYLMLICDAFFFGSVALCWSVYAANTVTSVILSYLTLVVYFCVTLPLGLAGLFGGFGMGRISLVALNPVGAMAATSSESWYGAHAPAWGLAVLVNGGLALLACRLGVHRLEDEAIRRTFRLRCYLFAVIMGLIVVVDGGNLGVLTGGAGADRMAVLGAVGLGALLLFLPPLVTGEARDLDPPYGAQGWRWLTFDVRDVFRTASLRAVFPTAVVTTLAASAASAIAWMAWRKVVSGAFRIPHLAVILAPSLALLLSASIFIAGIGLFLSVLLRNRWGALCLSYVAIFLAMVAPAIAYLSVDNEDAARVAHDPGIYLMYLSPVTAVAEAVQTFDPAPYNKLALGPYLAGYGHGMVWAISSVLYVLLAAVLAALAHRIHARRAAGERVRAAKADKTNAAA
- the lexA gene encoding transcriptional repressor LexA; this encodes MTTLTEKQQDILAVIRQQIEIRGHAPTVREIGALVNLSSSCTVKKHLDNLELKGYIRRDRYKRGIELMDEGTPMQLGRAICVPLLGKVAGGVPMLAEQSETPEMLPLPLSLLPRGSESGRDLFALEVTGRSMVGAGIDNGDIVIARKQTTARDGEIVVALIGDDATVKTFYGEKGGVRLQPQNPDFEPIISQDVSILGRVLLAIKKF
- a CDS encoding LysM peptidoglycan-binding domain-containing protein, with translation MGALRIDVCENAASDELVESVSAPRLVLTSFEELPPEVKKTSPVKNNARVRRERRRRRDGYWLSAVMICLTMAAGGGVWSTLAHMQAAHPEETITVTVKPGDTLWKYAKRFGSSDRYILDQVDDLARANSLSSRAALIPGQHLKIAVTNPVELAKLETSRELKLAHR
- a CDS encoding G5 and 3D domain-containing protein translates to MKTSRRSKTSVRSFSYIAVAGVFATATMLCPFTVLAQNAPVLAAPAQGSPTPTADVNRGAAETSTVLVTDGAQHAQIFQTVGRTVAGALEEMKITLSPGDKVAPPLTASVTTGTPITITRVRTEKQTETAAIPYKTVFRMSPGVPAGQIVKGAHGRAGVLTKTFLATYTNDHLTSRKLVSKVVTKPAQDEETLGGVRQMARALPSRGGSYQRLRMISMVATGYSPREGNGRGICATGMRAGYGVVAVDPRVIRLHSRLYIEGYGYAVAGDTGGAIKGRRVDLGHNTYREACNVGRKHVKVWVLDNAR